The genome window GCAGGATATGCAGGAATCCTGACTGCCAAAAAATTGTCTAAAAAATTTAAAGATAAGAACGAAGTTTCTATCACAATAATTGATAGAAATCCATACCATGCATTGCTCACTGAGCTGCATGAGGTAGCGGCTAGTCGGGTGAATGAAGAAAGCATCAGGGCAAGTTTAAAAAAGATATTTGCCGGAAGGAATGTAAAAGTTGAGCTGGATAATATAAATTCTTTTGACTTTGACAAAAAACAAGTAGTTGGAGAGGAAAATACATATGATTATGATTATTTAGTTCTCAGTGCCGGTTCAAAGCCAACTTTTTTTGGAGTAAAGGGGGCTGCAGAAAATACCTTCCAACTTTGGTCTTATGATGATGCGTTAGCAATTAGACACCATATTCAGAATGTATTTAGCAAAGCCAGTCGTTTAAGGGATAAAGAGGAGAGAAAAAAGGTACTCACATTTTTTATAGTCGGTGCAGGTTTCACAGGGGTAGAAATGGCCGGTGAATTAGCTGAGTATATACCAATTATAACTGAAAAATTTGAAATTGACCATGATGAAGTAAGTATCAATATAGTTGATATTTTAAGCCGTACAATACCTAATCTGCCGGAAGAACTCTCAGAAAAAGCTGAAAGGTATCTTAAGAAGCTTGGTGTCAATTTATTTCTTAACTCTAATGTCTGTGAAGTAGGTCCTGATTATATCCAGATTATTCAGAATAATCAATGTAACCAATATGATACAAATACAGTAATCTGGGGTGCCGGGGTTGAAAGTGCAGATATTGCCGGAAAAGCTGCTGAGGTATTAGAATCCGGAAACAGGAACAGGATAAAAACAGATGCCTATCTCCGTTCAGTAAATTATAACAACGTATTTGTTATTGGAGATAATATGCTTTATATACCGGAAGGGGAGGAAAAGCCTGTGCCACAAGTAGTAGAAAACTGTGAACAGAGTGCAGCTGCAGCTTCCCATAACATTCATTGCTTAATCAACGGTAAAGAGAATCTAAAAAAGTACAAACCAAAGTTTCACGGATTTATGGTATCTATTGGCGGACGTTATGGTTTAGCCCGTGTTGGTTTCCCAAACTTTATGATTAATTTGCCATCATTCCTGGCCATGTTTGTCAAACATTTTGTCAATGTTATGTATTTTGCCCAGATATTAGGATGGAATAAAGTATTCAGCTATCTTAAACACGAATTTTTTACTATACGAAATTGCAGGAGTTTTGTAGGAGGACACTTTTCAAACCGCACTCCCAGCTTTCTTCTTGTTCCATTAAGAATCTGGCTTGGTCTGGCCTGGATATTAGAGGGAGTTAAAAAGGTAAGTGAGGGCTGGTTTTCAGAGACTAAGCTGACTTCTTTTTTTGGATCAGCAACTGATTGGTTTAATTCAGTTTTAGGGATTACTTCAGAAGCTGTTGAAGCCACAAGTTCAGCTACAGCTGCTGCAGGAGCAAATGAGACAGTCCAGAGTATTGGCACTGCTATAATTAACTGGAACATACTGGGATTATTTAAAGTATATTTTGTAAGTGGCAAGGAACTTATAGAGTCAACTTTAGGTGACTTTGCCTTAAAACTTGATGTTCCGCTTATCAACTGGTTTATTGATAATATTGTTTTGTCTGGTGATACTATTCAGATTTTTATGCAGTCAGGAATTGTGATAGCTGAAATAGCAATTGGATTAGCCTTAATCGGAGGTTTATTTACATTTCCTGCAGCAGGTGTTTCCCTGATTTTATTATTAATGTTTACCTGTACTACCGGTGTTTACCTGAATAATTTTTGGATGATATTTGCCGGTATTGCAGTGCTTATTGGTGGAGGGAGAATCTTTGGTCTGGATTATTACGTAATGCCCTGGCTGAAAAAATGGTGGAAGAATATACCAATTGTAAGAAAGTTGTATATTTATAATGATTGATAGTGTTAAACAGGCTGATACTGTAATTGAATATAGTTATGAAGAAGCTCTTGATATTCTGAAAGACGAGATAGATAAGATATTATCAGCTTCCCCAAAAATTATTCGGGAATATACAATGCATTTAGGCAAGAGCTTCGGTAAATTGATGAGAGCAAAATCTATCCTGATATGTGCTGAGAATAAACAGGGTTTTGTATTAAGCAATGCTGTTATACTTGCTAATGCAATAGAACTTCTGCATCTTGCTACTTTAGTGCATGATGATGTTATTGATAAATCTGACATGCGACGCGGAAAGGTTACCTTGCAGAAAAAATACGGGAATAGGATTGCAGTAATCTGTGGAGATTACCTGTTAAGCGTGGCTTTAAAGATGGTTGCCGCAGTTTCTGACAAAGAAAAATATCTGGATAAAAAAATTCCGGATTTTGTTGGAAATATTTGTTTGGGAGAATTGCGTCAGCAAATTAATAATGGCAATTACAACCTGTCTGTCTTTCAGTATTTAAGGATTATTTCCGGGAAAACTGCATGTATGTTCAAGACTGCCTTTTATGCAGGAGCATCCCTGGTAGAGGAAGATGAAACTAAAATTAGAAAATATGCTAAAATTGGCCATTATCTTGGGATGATTTTTCAATTGACTGATGATTGTATGGATTTTGAAACAACCGAAACAATAGCCAAAAAACCTGTACAATCAGATTATGAAAAAGATGTAATTACATTACCATTGATACATACATTTAAAGTTTTTGAAAATGTCAGAGAAAAAGCTAAAATCCACATCCTGACAAGGTCTGAAATAAATAAATTAGTAAAGAAATCAGGTGGGCTTTTATATACAAGAAAATTAGCCAGAAAATATTATAAAAAAGCCATAATGTTAATTCAGGAATTAGAAATAACCGAACAAAAGAGAGAGAGGATAGTATCATTGCTGGATAATGCCTATCGTGTTTTTTAGCTTCTACAGTAAAATTTACATTACATATATCTATAAAATATATTAGAGTAAAAAAATGATAAATAGATTTCTAAGTTTTATAGAAATAAAAACAAAAATTACCAGTATATTTGCCTTCCTTTTAGCATTGGCATATCTTTTTTATATACAGCAACCGATTAATTGGAGACTGACTGTAATTTTCTTTGCTTCAATGTTTATTTTTGATCTTACAACAACATCAATAAATAATTATATTGATACTAAAACCAATGACCAAAAATTACAATTCAAGCGAAAAACTGCTTTATTAATATTATTCTTACTGTTAAGCATCAGTACTTTATTGGGGTTATATCTGGCAATACTGACAGATCTTGTGGTGCTTTTCCTGGGAGGATTATGTTTTCTAACCGGCATCTTCTATACATTCGGTCCAATTCCTATTTCCAGACTACCACTGGGAGAAATATTGTCAGGTTTGTTCTATGGATTTTTTATTCCCTTCATAATGCTATATATTAATATGCCAGAAGGAACCTATCTCACATATGGTCTAAACTATGAACCTTTATCCATATTTATTAGTCTTAATATTATGCCCATCATAACTATAATTTTGTTATCTGCAGCACCGGTATGTACTACTGCAAATATCATGCTGGCAAATAATATATGCGATTTGGAAAAAGATGTCAAAGTAAAACGCTATACCTTGCCTTATTATATTGGAAAGAAATCATTATTTTTATTTGCCTGGTTATACTATATAATTTATATCACTACAATACTTATGGTATTTTTAAAAATATTACCCCCGCTTGTTTTGCTATTCATACTTACTCTTTTTATTGTTCAGAAAAATGTCAAACAATTTTTTAAACTGCAAGATAAAGAAAGGACATTCCCGTTATCGATAAAAAATTATATAATCATTATGGGAAGCAACGTGTTTTTGATATTTTTAAGCGGTTTATTATAGTAACAGGAACAATTTAGCTATATGAAAAAATATGATATTATTATAATCTTATTTATCCTGTTAATCAGTTTTTTCTCATACCTAATCTATCAGAATCAAGTTTCAAATAATCCGTTAAGAGCTGAAATTTATCATTACTCAGAATTAGTTGAGACAGTACCCTTAGATCAGGGCATTGACAGGATATTTTCTGTTAAAGAAAATGAGAATGTAATATTTCACCTGTTTATAGATGGGAACATTTGTTTCGAAGAATCAGATTGTCCGGATAAGTTATGTATAAAAACAGGAAAGATAAGCAAACCTGGTCAATTTGCTGCCTGTTTGCCCAATGGCTTGTTGTTAAAAATTGTCAGCGCTGATTATAATAATCGGGATGTAGATATAATAGTTGGAAATTAAAGAGAATCGGGATGCAGATGGAAAATTATGAAGCTTACCGTTTAACCGGTAATATGAGCAAAACGAAAGTAATGATATTTACGGGATTATTATTTGCCATTGCACTCATTCTTTCTTTGGTGGAAAGCATATTTCCGGTTATGCCGATGGTGGTTCCGGGGGTTAAGTTTGGTTTATCGAACATTATTGTAATGTATGCAATTTTCTTTTTAGGAGCAAAAGAAGCTTATCTTATAGCAATTTTAAAAGCAATATTTGTTTTTTTTACCAGGGGTTTTATAGCAAGCACGTTGAGCCTGTCCGGGGGATTGCTGTCTATTACCTGTATGTTATTAATTTTGTTTCTGCTGAAACAGAACATATCAATTATTGGTGTCAGTATAATTGGCGCAGTGTCGCATAATATAGGTCAATTTATCGTAGTTTCAATAATATATGTGGGCATAAGTCTATGGTATTATTTGCCAGTCCTGCTTGTAGCAGGGATTATTACAGGTTTGCTAACTGCAACAATGTTGAAGATTTTATTGCCTGCACTAAAAAGACTGGTATAATTAATAATAATTTGATATTAATTTAAAATACTAATTAAAAATGTATTAGTATTATTTAGTACTACCAAAAAAAGGAGGAAAAGGTAATGAAGAAATTGACACTAATCTATATAGTTATTACTGCTTTATTGATATTACCGGCAGGTGCTTTCAGTCAGGAAGCCGGGAATGCAAAAATCGGTTTAGCTGTGGATACTTCTAT of Atribacterota bacterium contains these proteins:
- a CDS encoding polyprenyl synthetase family protein, with translation MIDSVKQADTVIEYSYEEALDILKDEIDKILSASPKIIREYTMHLGKSFGKLMRAKSILICAENKQGFVLSNAVILANAIELLHLATLVHDDVIDKSDMRRGKVTLQKKYGNRIAVICGDYLLSVALKMVAAVSDKEKYLDKKIPDFVGNICLGELRQQINNGNYNLSVFQYLRIISGKTACMFKTAFYAGASLVEEDETKIRKYAKIGHYLGMIFQLTDDCMDFETTETIAKKPVQSDYEKDVITLPLIHTFKVFENVREKAKIHILTRSEINKLVKKSGGLLYTRKLARKYYKKAIMLIQELEITEQKRERIVSLLDNAYRVF
- a CDS encoding Gx transporter family protein, which produces MQMENYEAYRLTGNMSKTKVMIFTGLLFAIALILSLVESIFPVMPMVVPGVKFGLSNIIVMYAIFFLGAKEAYLIAILKAIFVFFTRGFIASTLSLSGGLLSITCMLLILFLLKQNISIIGVSIIGAVSHNIGQFIVVSIIYVGISLWYYLPVLLVAGIITGLLTATMLKILLPALKRLV
- a CDS encoding UbiA family prenyltransferase, producing the protein MINRFLSFIEIKTKITSIFAFLLALAYLFYIQQPINWRLTVIFFASMFIFDLTTTSINNYIDTKTNDQKLQFKRKTALLILFLLLSISTLLGLYLAILTDLVVLFLGGLCFLTGIFYTFGPIPISRLPLGEILSGLFYGFFIPFIMLYINMPEGTYLTYGLNYEPLSIFISLNIMPIITIILLSAAPVCTTANIMLANNICDLEKDVKVKRYTLPYYIGKKSLFLFAWLYYIIYITTILMVFLKILPPLVLLFILTLFIVQKNVKQFFKLQDKERTFPLSIKNYIIIMGSNVFLIFLSGLL
- a CDS encoding NAD(P)/FAD-dependent oxidoreductase; this translates as MKKKIVIVGAGYAGILTAKKLSKKFKDKNEVSITIIDRNPYHALLTELHEVAASRVNEESIRASLKKIFAGRNVKVELDNINSFDFDKKQVVGEENTYDYDYLVLSAGSKPTFFGVKGAAENTFQLWSYDDALAIRHHIQNVFSKASRLRDKEERKKVLTFFIVGAGFTGVEMAGELAEYIPIITEKFEIDHDEVSINIVDILSRTIPNLPEELSEKAERYLKKLGVNLFLNSNVCEVGPDYIQIIQNNQCNQYDTNTVIWGAGVESADIAGKAAEVLESGNRNRIKTDAYLRSVNYNNVFVIGDNMLYIPEGEEKPVPQVVENCEQSAAAASHNIHCLINGKENLKKYKPKFHGFMVSIGGRYGLARVGFPNFMINLPSFLAMFVKHFVNVMYFAQILGWNKVFSYLKHEFFTIRNCRSFVGGHFSNRTPSFLLVPLRIWLGLAWILEGVKKVSEGWFSETKLTSFFGSATDWFNSVLGITSEAVEATSSATAAAGANETVQSIGTAIINWNILGLFKVYFVSGKELIESTLGDFALKLDVPLINWFIDNIVLSGDTIQIFMQSGIVIAEIAIGLALIGGLFTFPAAGVSLILLLMFTCTTGVYLNNFWMIFAGIAVLIGGGRIFGLDYYVMPWLKKWWKNIPIVRKLYIYND
- a CDS encoding NusG domain II-containing protein, with the protein product MKKYDIIIILFILLISFFSYLIYQNQVSNNPLRAEIYHYSELVETVPLDQGIDRIFSVKENENVIFHLFIDGNICFEESDCPDKLCIKTGKISKPGQFAACLPNGLLLKIVSADYNNRDVDIIVGN